From Lycium ferocissimum isolate CSIRO_LF1 chromosome 12, AGI_CSIRO_Lferr_CH_V1, whole genome shotgun sequence, one genomic window encodes:
- the LOC132039326 gene encoding uncharacterized protein LOC132039326, whose protein sequence is MESLTFQVEEEGSAIAVLGSLFKLTQVHLSDYSQEGQLLLESTNSDIYKNNAPPLNGKCSVVLLSNFNRQFSFVLADFGSLPEDLELARQMNEMGLPVSFHTNKEHRRNRTGKGKIKDGKKKNLWSCENTQDEVLNAIQEQKEECESNVTLHGDSNHASSCMSILGQSEFSSCYAGDGDVHCLSGGEEGLNNQQPDLSLANTKDTVSTCEKVQSAKDVGVMVGSSLECGNHAEICPINSCVESGWISGEGLNGHCEGNPLKGEQMECACMGAPLTGEQIESTAMQTDEHGTEDGLLCNDDGEVLNSHNTTNNGCDGTIDDWRLYWDNDYGRNYFYNIVTLQCTWDPPPGMDDLVFTNFTTKQPEMTLEMVEFDVADLKESNDLQTSASIQSDLDIADGIKEDDVLLDRELNESEGTGQSADKLCTFNSTKQKTRVRKTKPKWKTPTEAQELEFCNINEEISPSLNKYWCQRYLLFNKYDEGIKMDEEGWFSVTPEAIAKHHALRCGSGTIVDLFTGVGGNSIQFAKRSKHVIAIDIDPKRIDLAQYNSAIYGVRDQIDFIRGDSFALAPNLKADVVFMSPPWGGPDYLKERTFDMKTMLRPHDGNFLFSIGRGIASKVVMFLPRNVDINQLAELSQSANPPWSLEVEKNYLNGKFKAVTAYFCKPS, encoded by the exons ATGGAAAGCTTAACGTttcaagttgaagaagaaggCTCAGCAATTGCAGTTCTTGGCTCACTCTTCAAGCTTACTCAAGTTCATCTTTC AGATTATTCTCAAGAAGGGCAGCTTTTATTGGAATCTACA AACAGTGATATCTACAAAAATAATGCACCCCCATTAAATGGCAAGTGCTCCGTTGTATTATTATCGAATT TTAATAGGCAGTTTTCTTTTGTCTTGGCAGACTTTGGCTCTTTACCGGAAGATTTGGAGCTTGCCAGACAAATGAATGAAATGGGCCTTCCTGTTTCATTCCACACTAACAAGGAG CACAGGAGAAATCGAACAGGTAAGGGAAAAATAAAGGATGGAAAGAAGAAGAATCTTTGGTCGTGCGAGAATACTCAGGATGAAGTGCTAAATGCAATACAAGAGCAGAAGGAGGAATGTGAGTCTAATGTTACTCTGCATGGCGACTCAAACCATGCTTCTTCCTGCATGTCAATTCTTGGACAAAGTGAATTCTCTTCCTGCTATGCTGGGGATGGTGATGTCCATTGTCTTAGTGGTGGAGAGGAAGGTTTGAACAATCAGCAACCAGATCTTAGTCTGGCTAATACAAAGGATACTGTCTCTACGTGTGAAAAAGTTCAATCGGCAAAAGATGTCGGAGTAATGGTTGGCTCAAGTTTGGAATGTGGAAACCATGCAGAAATCTGTCCAATAAATAGCTGTGTCGAAAGTGGATGGATCAGTGGAGAGGGATTAAATGGTCATTGTGAGGGAAATCCCTTAAAGGGAGAGCAGATGGAGTGTGCCTGTATGGGTGCTCCTTTAACTGGGGAGCAAATAGAGTCTACTGCTATGCAAACGGATGAACATGGCACAGAAGATGGGCTGCTCTGCAATGATGATGGTGAAGTgttaaatagtcataatacaaCTAATAATGGTTGTGACGGAACTATTGATGATTGGAGGTTGTATTGGGACAATGATTACGGAAGAAACTACTTTTATAACATTGTGACTTTGCAATGTACATGGGATCCACCTCCAGGAATGGACGACCTAGTGTTTACTAATTTTACTACCAAACAACCAGAAATGACACTTGAGATGGTGGAGTTTGATGTTGCAGATTTAAAAGAATCTAATGATCTGCAAACTTCTGCAAGTATACAGTCTGACCTTGACATTGCAGATGGAATTAAGGAGGATGATGTACTGTTGGACAGAGAGCTCAATGAATCAGAGGGAACAGGACAATCTGCTGACAAATTGTGTACTTTTAACTCTACAAAACAGAAGACGAGAGTCAGAAAAACGAAACCCAAATGGAAGACACCAACTGAAGCTCAAG AGCTGGAATTCTGCAATATTAATGAAGAAATATCTCCCAGTTTGAACAAATATTGGTGTCAAAGGTATCTACTATTTAACAAATATGATGAAGGAATAAAGATGGACGAAGAAGGATGGTTCTCAGTTACGCCAGAGGCCATCGCCAAGCATCATGCACTTCGCTGTGGTTCTGGTACTATAGTGGATTTATTTACTGGAGTAGGTGGGAATTCAATTCAATTTGCTAAGAG gagtaagcatgtCATTGCGATCGATATTGATCCAAAAAGAATAGACTTAGCTCAATATAATTCTGCCATCTATGGAGTTCGCGACCAGATAGACTTCATTAGAGGCGATTCTTTTGCTTTGGCTCCAAATCTGAAG GCAGATGTAGTCTTTATGTCACCACCTTGGGGTGGACCAGACTATTTGAAGGAAAGAACATTTGACATGAAAACCATGCTTAGGCCACATGATGG GAACTTCCTCTTCAGCATTGGCAGGGGAATTGCCTCCAAAGTTGTTATGTTCCTTCCAAGAAATGTCGATATCAATCAGTTGGCAGAATTGTCACAGTCCGCAAATCCACCATGGTCATTAGAG GTGGAGAAGAATTACTTAAATGGCAAGTTCAAGGCCGTTACAGCATACTTCTGTAAACCCTCGTGA
- the LOC132041007 gene encoding uncharacterized protein LOC132041007 isoform X3 → MEGAADQVFNSLEPEFSASSPVTRQKAAAAKQIIENHYKNYLQGLQDRKERRRALQRKAQEAQIPDDEQEKMLRNLEKRETEFMRLQRHKVGIDDFELLTVIGKGAFGEVRLCRFKTTGDVFAMKKLKKSEMLSRGQVEHVRSERNLLVEVDSRCIVKLFYSFQDSDFLYLIMEYLPGGDIMTLLMREDILCEDVARFYMAESILAIHSIHQHNYVHRDIKPDNLILDKNGHLKLSDFGLCKPLENKYSSLLEDEDLTTQNSLSEADSDQAPWLMQKEQLQQWKRNRRALAYSTVGTLDYMAPEVLLKKGYGMECDWWSLGAILYEMLVGYPPFCSEDPRFTCRKIVNWRACLKFPEEPKVSDEAKDLICRLLCDVESRLGTGGVEEIKAHPWFNGTKWDALYEMEAAYKPIVTGELDTQNFEKFPEVEGSQSTAPRVGPWRKMLTSKDSNFIGYTYKKSDILKSAGTSGRVELQDTRKEDDQNRDS, encoded by the exons ATGGAGGGAGCTGCTGATCAGGTATTCAATTCATTGGAGCCAGAATTTTCTGCTTCTTCACCAGTCACACGCCAAAAAGCAGCTGCAGCTAAGCAAATCATTGAGAATCATTACAAGAACTATCTTCAAGGCTTGCAAGATCGCAAAGAAAg GCGAAGAGCGTTGCAGAGGAAGGCGCAAGAAGCACAGATACCGGATGATGAGCAAGAGAAGATGCTGAGGAATTTGGAGAAGAGGGAGACTGAGTTTATGAGATTGCAGAGGCATAAAGTTGGAATTGATGACTTTGAACTGTTGACCGTCATTGGTAAAGGCGCATTCGGGGAG GTTAGACTGTGTCGATTTAAAACTACTGGCGACGTTTTTGCcatgaagaagttgaagaaatcaGAGATGCTTAGCCGAGGGCAG GTTGAGCATGTTAGATCTGAGAGGAATTTGCTTGTAGAGGTTGATAGTCGGTGCATAGTGAAACTTTTCTATTCTTTCCAAGATTCAGATTTCTTGTACCTTATCATGGAATATTTACCTGGAGGTGACATTATGACCTTACTGATGAGAGAAGATATTCTTTGTGAAGATGTTGCTCGGTTCTATATGGCAGAAAGTATTTTAGCAATTCATTCTATTCATCAGCACAATTATGTGCACAG GGACATTAAGCCGGATAACCTTATACTGGACAAAAATGGACATCTAAAGCTTTCTGATTTTGGTTTATGTAAACCACTGGAAAATAAATACTCATCACTGTTGGAAGATGAGGATCTGACAACTCAGAACTCCTTAAGTGAGGCTGATAGTGATCAAGCTCCATGGTTAATGCAAAAAGAACAATTACAACAATGGAAACGCAACCGCCGTGCCCTG GCGTATTCTACTGTGGGAACTCTTGATTACATGGCACCTGAGGTTTTGTTGAAGAAAGGGTATGGAATGGAATGTGATTGGTGGTCACTGGGGGCAATCTTGTACGAGATGCTCGTAGGTTATCCTCCCTTCTGCTCAGAAGATCCAAGATTCACATGTCGCAAG ATTGTCAATTGGAGAGCATGCTTGAAATTCCCGGAAGAACCAAAAGTATCAGATGAGGCTAAGGATCTGATATGTCGTTTGTTGTGTGATGTCGAATCAAGATTGGGAACCGGAGGAGTGGAGGAAATAAAG GCTCATCCTTGGTTCAATGGAACTAAGTGGGATGCACTTTATGAAATGGAAGCTGCCTACAAACCCATTGTTACTGGAGAACTAGACACTCAGAATTTTGAGAAGTTTCCTGAA GTAGAAGGTTCACAATCAACAGCACCAAGAGTGGGACCCTGGCGAAAG ATGTTAACATCAAAAGACTCCAATTTTATTGGATATACTTACAAGAAATCAGACATTCTTAAATCAGCTGGAACTTCAG GCCGTGTAGAGTTGCAAGACACAAGAAAAGAGGACGACCAAAACAGGGACAGCTGA
- the LOC132041007 gene encoding uncharacterized protein LOC132041007 isoform X2, whose translation MEGAADQVFNSLEPEFSASSPVTRQKAAAAKQIIENHYKNYLQGLQDRKERRRALQRKAQEAQIPDDEQEKMLRNLEKRETEFMRLQRHKVGIDDFELLTVIGKGAFGEVRLCRFKTTGDVFAMKKLKKSEMLSRGQVEHVRSERNLLVEVDSRCIVKLFYSFQDSDFLYLIMEYLPGGDIMTLLMREDILCEDVARFYMAESILAIHSIHQHNYVHRDIKPDNLILDKNGHLKLSDFGLCKPLENKYSSLLEDEDLTTQNSLSEADSDQAPWLMQKEQLQQWKRNRRALAYSTVGTLDYMAPEVLLKKGYGMECDWWSLGAILYEMLVGYPPFCSEDPRFTCRKIVNWRACLKFPEEPKVSDEAKDLICRLLCDVESRLGTGGVEEIKAHPWFNGTKWDALYEMEAAYKPIVTGELDTQNFEKFPEVEGSQSTAPRVGPWRKMLTSKDSNFIGYTYKKSDILKSAGTSGIDASSNGSKPPPSLVSLFGRVELQDTRKEDDQNRDS comes from the exons ATGGAGGGAGCTGCTGATCAGGTATTCAATTCATTGGAGCCAGAATTTTCTGCTTCTTCACCAGTCACACGCCAAAAAGCAGCTGCAGCTAAGCAAATCATTGAGAATCATTACAAGAACTATCTTCAAGGCTTGCAAGATCGCAAAGAAAg GCGAAGAGCGTTGCAGAGGAAGGCGCAAGAAGCACAGATACCGGATGATGAGCAAGAGAAGATGCTGAGGAATTTGGAGAAGAGGGAGACTGAGTTTATGAGATTGCAGAGGCATAAAGTTGGAATTGATGACTTTGAACTGTTGACCGTCATTGGTAAAGGCGCATTCGGGGAG GTTAGACTGTGTCGATTTAAAACTACTGGCGACGTTTTTGCcatgaagaagttgaagaaatcaGAGATGCTTAGCCGAGGGCAG GTTGAGCATGTTAGATCTGAGAGGAATTTGCTTGTAGAGGTTGATAGTCGGTGCATAGTGAAACTTTTCTATTCTTTCCAAGATTCAGATTTCTTGTACCTTATCATGGAATATTTACCTGGAGGTGACATTATGACCTTACTGATGAGAGAAGATATTCTTTGTGAAGATGTTGCTCGGTTCTATATGGCAGAAAGTATTTTAGCAATTCATTCTATTCATCAGCACAATTATGTGCACAG GGACATTAAGCCGGATAACCTTATACTGGACAAAAATGGACATCTAAAGCTTTCTGATTTTGGTTTATGTAAACCACTGGAAAATAAATACTCATCACTGTTGGAAGATGAGGATCTGACAACTCAGAACTCCTTAAGTGAGGCTGATAGTGATCAAGCTCCATGGTTAATGCAAAAAGAACAATTACAACAATGGAAACGCAACCGCCGTGCCCTG GCGTATTCTACTGTGGGAACTCTTGATTACATGGCACCTGAGGTTTTGTTGAAGAAAGGGTATGGAATGGAATGTGATTGGTGGTCACTGGGGGCAATCTTGTACGAGATGCTCGTAGGTTATCCTCCCTTCTGCTCAGAAGATCCAAGATTCACATGTCGCAAG ATTGTCAATTGGAGAGCATGCTTGAAATTCCCGGAAGAACCAAAAGTATCAGATGAGGCTAAGGATCTGATATGTCGTTTGTTGTGTGATGTCGAATCAAGATTGGGAACCGGAGGAGTGGAGGAAATAAAG GCTCATCCTTGGTTCAATGGAACTAAGTGGGATGCACTTTATGAAATGGAAGCTGCCTACAAACCCATTGTTACTGGAGAACTAGACACTCAGAATTTTGAGAAGTTTCCTGAA GTAGAAGGTTCACAATCAACAGCACCAAGAGTGGGACCCTGGCGAAAG ATGTTAACATCAAAAGACTCCAATTTTATTGGATATACTTACAAGAAATCAGACATTCTTAAATCAGCTGGAACTTCAG GGATAGATGCGAGTTCAAATGGATCGAAACCTCCTCCATCTTTAGTGTCATTATTTG GCCGTGTAGAGTTGCAAGACACAAGAAAAGAGGACGACCAAAACAGGGACAGCTGA
- the LOC132041007 gene encoding uncharacterized protein LOC132041007 isoform X1 encodes MEGAADQVFNSLEPEFSASSPVTRQKAAAAKQIIENHYKNYLQGLQDRKERRRALQRKAQEAQIPDDEQEKMLRNLEKRETEFMRLQRHKVGIDDFELLTVIGKGAFGEVRLCRFKTTGDVFAMKKLKKSEMLSRGQVEHVRSERNLLVEVDSRCIVKLFYSFQDSDFLYLIMEYLPGGDIMTLLMREDILCEDVARFYMAESILAIHSIHQHNYVHRDIKPDNLILDKNGHLKLSDFGLCKPLENKYSSLLEDEDLTTQNSLSEADSDQAPWLMQKEQLQQWKRNRRALAYSTVGTLDYMAPEVLLKKGYGMECDWWSLGAILYEMLVGYPPFCSEDPRFTCRKIVNWRACLKFPEEPKVSDEAKDLICRLLCDVESRLGTGGVEEIKAHPWFNGTKWDALYEMEAAYKPIVTGELDTQNFEKFPEVEGSQSTAPRVGPWRKMLTSKDSNFIGYTYKKSDILKSAGTSEGHLHHAGIDASSNGSKPPPSLVSLFGRVELQDTRKEDDQNRDS; translated from the exons ATGGAGGGAGCTGCTGATCAGGTATTCAATTCATTGGAGCCAGAATTTTCTGCTTCTTCACCAGTCACACGCCAAAAAGCAGCTGCAGCTAAGCAAATCATTGAGAATCATTACAAGAACTATCTTCAAGGCTTGCAAGATCGCAAAGAAAg GCGAAGAGCGTTGCAGAGGAAGGCGCAAGAAGCACAGATACCGGATGATGAGCAAGAGAAGATGCTGAGGAATTTGGAGAAGAGGGAGACTGAGTTTATGAGATTGCAGAGGCATAAAGTTGGAATTGATGACTTTGAACTGTTGACCGTCATTGGTAAAGGCGCATTCGGGGAG GTTAGACTGTGTCGATTTAAAACTACTGGCGACGTTTTTGCcatgaagaagttgaagaaatcaGAGATGCTTAGCCGAGGGCAG GTTGAGCATGTTAGATCTGAGAGGAATTTGCTTGTAGAGGTTGATAGTCGGTGCATAGTGAAACTTTTCTATTCTTTCCAAGATTCAGATTTCTTGTACCTTATCATGGAATATTTACCTGGAGGTGACATTATGACCTTACTGATGAGAGAAGATATTCTTTGTGAAGATGTTGCTCGGTTCTATATGGCAGAAAGTATTTTAGCAATTCATTCTATTCATCAGCACAATTATGTGCACAG GGACATTAAGCCGGATAACCTTATACTGGACAAAAATGGACATCTAAAGCTTTCTGATTTTGGTTTATGTAAACCACTGGAAAATAAATACTCATCACTGTTGGAAGATGAGGATCTGACAACTCAGAACTCCTTAAGTGAGGCTGATAGTGATCAAGCTCCATGGTTAATGCAAAAAGAACAATTACAACAATGGAAACGCAACCGCCGTGCCCTG GCGTATTCTACTGTGGGAACTCTTGATTACATGGCACCTGAGGTTTTGTTGAAGAAAGGGTATGGAATGGAATGTGATTGGTGGTCACTGGGGGCAATCTTGTACGAGATGCTCGTAGGTTATCCTCCCTTCTGCTCAGAAGATCCAAGATTCACATGTCGCAAG ATTGTCAATTGGAGAGCATGCTTGAAATTCCCGGAAGAACCAAAAGTATCAGATGAGGCTAAGGATCTGATATGTCGTTTGTTGTGTGATGTCGAATCAAGATTGGGAACCGGAGGAGTGGAGGAAATAAAG GCTCATCCTTGGTTCAATGGAACTAAGTGGGATGCACTTTATGAAATGGAAGCTGCCTACAAACCCATTGTTACTGGAGAACTAGACACTCAGAATTTTGAGAAGTTTCCTGAA GTAGAAGGTTCACAATCAACAGCACCAAGAGTGGGACCCTGGCGAAAG ATGTTAACATCAAAAGACTCCAATTTTATTGGATATACTTACAAGAAATCAGACATTCTTAAATCAGCTGGAACTTCAG AGGGACATCTTCATCATGCAGGGATAGATGCGAGTTCAAATGGATCGAAACCTCCTCCATCTTTAGTGTCATTATTTG GCCGTGTAGAGTTGCAAGACACAAGAAAAGAGGACGACCAAAACAGGGACAGCTGA